A region of Streptomyces deccanensis DNA encodes the following proteins:
- the hemB gene encoding porphobilinogen synthase, whose amino-acid sequence MSKYGSFPGTRPRRLRTTPVMRRMVAETRLHPADFILPAFVREGVSEPVPIAAMPGVVQHTRDSLKKAAVEAVEAGVSGIMLFGVPEDGKKDALGTPGTDPDGILQVALRDVRAEVGDELLVMSDLCLDETTDHGHCGVLDDQGRVDNDATLERYAEMAQVQADAGAHVVGPSGMMDGQIGVVRDALDQIGREDVAILAYTAKYASAFYGPFREAVGSSLRGDRKTYQQDPANARESLRELALDLEEGADLVMVKPAGPYLDILARVADTVDVPVVAYQISGEYSMVEAAAEKGWIDRERAILETLTGIKRAGAQNILTYWAVEAARMLR is encoded by the coding sequence ATGTCGAAGTACGGATCGTTTCCCGGTACGCGGCCCCGCCGGCTTCGTACGACGCCTGTGATGCGGCGGATGGTGGCCGAGACGCGGTTGCATCCGGCGGACTTCATTCTGCCCGCGTTCGTGCGGGAGGGAGTCAGCGAGCCGGTGCCGATCGCGGCGATGCCGGGGGTCGTGCAGCACACGCGGGACAGTCTCAAGAAGGCCGCCGTGGAGGCCGTCGAGGCCGGGGTCTCCGGGATCATGCTCTTCGGGGTGCCGGAGGACGGGAAGAAGGACGCGCTCGGGACTCCCGGCACCGATCCCGACGGGATTCTGCAGGTCGCCCTGCGGGACGTACGGGCCGAGGTCGGGGACGAGTTGCTCGTCATGTCCGATCTCTGCCTCGACGAGACCACCGACCACGGGCACTGCGGAGTCCTCGACGACCAGGGTCGCGTCGACAACGACGCGACCCTGGAACGCTATGCCGAGATGGCCCAGGTGCAGGCCGACGCGGGCGCGCACGTGGTCGGGCCCAGCGGGATGATGGACGGCCAGATCGGGGTCGTCAGGGACGCCCTCGACCAGATCGGGCGAGAGGACGTCGCGATCCTCGCCTACACCGCCAAGTACGCGTCCGCCTTCTACGGGCCCTTCCGGGAGGCCGTCGGCTCCTCGCTGCGGGGGGACCGCAAGACCTACCAGCAGGACCCCGCCAACGCCCGGGAGTCGCTGCGCGAACTCGCCCTCGATCTGGAGGAGGGCGCCGACCTGGTGATGGTCAAGCCGGCCGGCCCCTACCTCGACATCCTCGCCCGGGTCGCGGACACCGTGGACGTGCCGGTGGTCGCGTACCAGATCTCCGGGGAGTACTCGATGGTCGAGGCCGCCGCCGAGAAGGGCTGGATCGACCGGGAGCGGGCCATCCTGGAGACGCTCACGGGCATCAAGCGGGCGGGTGCGCAGAACATCCTGACCTACTGGGCCGTCGAGGCGGCTCGCATGCTGCGCTGA
- a CDS encoding SAM-dependent methyltransferase, giving the protein MAGDALSQDPAELRKRIDTTKAHPARVYDVFLGGKDNYPVDREAAAAALAANPRGYLDVRHNRDFMRRAVTTLAKDEGIRQFLDIGTGLPTAENVHQIAQANVPDSRVVYVDNDPVVLAHARALLTSGPEGATDYIDADLTSPAGILEAAAKTLDFDQPIALCLVAILHFVEDEQAYPVVRELVRALPAGSRLVLSHLTEDLNPANIRAVQETYTKRGFTFVLRSKDEVARFFEESGLLLDEPGVVPAHHWRFSDGAPVPPAVEPHVLAGMDDIERVRYRDINDVTDADINVYAAVGRKG; this is encoded by the coding sequence ATGGCCGGTGATGCGCTCAGCCAGGACCCCGCCGAGCTGCGGAAGAGGATCGACACCACCAAGGCGCACCCGGCACGGGTCTACGACGTCTTCCTCGGCGGCAAGGACAACTACCCCGTGGACCGGGAGGCGGCCGCCGCGGCGCTGGCCGCCAATCCGCGCGGCTATCTGGACGTCCGGCACAACCGGGACTTCATGCGCCGCGCCGTGACCACGCTCGCCAAGGACGAGGGCATCCGGCAGTTCCTCGACATCGGCACCGGGCTGCCGACCGCCGAGAACGTCCACCAGATCGCGCAGGCGAACGTCCCCGACTCGCGGGTCGTGTACGTCGACAACGACCCGGTGGTGCTCGCCCACGCCCGTGCGTTGCTCACGAGTGGGCCCGAGGGCGCCACGGACTACATCGACGCCGACCTCACATCACCCGCAGGGATCCTCGAAGCGGCCGCGAAGACGCTCGACTTCGACCAGCCGATCGCGCTGTGCCTGGTGGCGATCCTGCACTTCGTGGAGGACGAACAGGCGTACCCCGTGGTGCGGGAGCTGGTGCGGGCGCTGCCCGCCGGCAGCCGGCTGGTGCTCAGCCATCTGACCGAGGACCTCAACCCCGCGAACATCCGCGCGGTCCAGGAGACCTACACCAAGCGAGGGTTCACCTTCGTGCTGCGGTCCAAGGACGAGGTGGCCCGGTTCTTCGAGGAGAGCGGGCTCCTGCTGGACGAGCCCGGGGTGGTGCCGGCGCACCACTGGCGGTTCTCGGACGGTGCGCCGGTGCCCCCGGCGGTGGAGCCGCACGTGCTGGCCGGGATGGACGACATCGAGCGGGTTCGGTATCGGGACATCAACGACGTGACCGACGCGGACATCAACGTGTACGCGGCGGTGGGGCGCAAGGGCTGA
- a CDS encoding DUF805 domain-containing protein, whose amino-acid sequence MNWFIEVLKKYAVFSGRARRQEYWMFTLISSLIYVVVYVIGLTADTVVPEVLFSLALFLPSLAVSVRRLHDTDRSGWWVLIGLVPCVGFIIMIVFMATEGQRDANRYGPDPKAYPARA is encoded by the coding sequence ATGAACTGGTTCATCGAAGTGCTCAAGAAGTACGCGGTCTTCAGCGGGCGGGCGCGTCGCCAGGAGTACTGGATGTTCACGCTGATCAGCTCGCTCATCTATGTCGTCGTGTACGTCATCGGTCTCACCGCCGACACGGTGGTGCCCGAAGTGCTCTTCAGCCTCGCCCTCTTCCTGCCGTCCCTGGCGGTCAGCGTCCGGCGGCTGCACGACACCGACCGGAGCGGCTGGTGGGTCCTCATCGGGCTCGTCCCCTGCGTCGGATTCATCATCATGATCGTCTTCATGGCCACCGAGGGGCAGCGGGACGCCAACCGGTACGGTCCCGACCCGAAGGCGTATCCGGCGCGCGCCTGA
- a CDS encoding phosphotransferase family protein: MLPSVDTNDELQEVVGDEALLRPAAQDLCGQLGLAGARIVRFAEGSLPVYAVGDALVLKLYPGFEAAEAVREARLLSILWGKLPIPTPRLHSADQYKNGWRYVLMSRLPGEDLIEAWPRIPRPDQERVIAEAAEGLAALHALDATPVIPVTGPTDWGRFVAAQRAAAVEQQQSGGLTEPWLEQIPDFLRSVPLPAQRRPVLLHTEFMRDHLTVDPHDGWRLTGLFDFEPAMVGDPAYDFVSVALFLTRADPALLKLFYEAYGHPPFDPRELMAYTLLHVYSDLNWYLRSLPAPPSQTLDSLAETWFGTG; this comes from the coding sequence ATGCTGCCCAGCGTGGACACGAACGACGAGTTGCAAGAAGTCGTCGGTGACGAGGCGCTGCTGCGACCTGCTGCCCAGGATCTCTGCGGTCAGCTCGGTCTCGCAGGCGCGCGGATCGTGCGTTTCGCCGAGGGCTCGCTGCCGGTGTACGCCGTCGGCGACGCCCTCGTCCTCAAGCTGTATCCGGGTTTCGAAGCCGCGGAAGCCGTCCGCGAAGCCCGCCTGCTGTCGATCCTGTGGGGCAAACTCCCCATCCCCACACCCAGGTTGCACTCGGCGGACCAGTACAAGAACGGCTGGCGCTATGTGCTGATGTCCCGCCTGCCCGGCGAGGATCTCATCGAGGCCTGGCCCCGGATCCCACGGCCCGACCAGGAGCGTGTCATCGCCGAGGCCGCCGAGGGCCTCGCCGCCCTGCACGCTCTGGACGCCACTCCGGTCATCCCGGTCACCGGGCCGACGGACTGGGGCAGGTTCGTGGCCGCCCAGCGCGCGGCGGCGGTCGAGCAGCAGCAGAGCGGTGGTCTCACCGAACCCTGGCTCGAACAGATCCCGGACTTCCTTCGCTCGGTCCCCCTGCCCGCCCAGCGCCGACCGGTCCTGCTGCACACCGAGTTCATGCGCGACCACCTGACCGTCGACCCGCACGACGGCTGGCGCCTGACCGGCCTCTTCGACTTCGAGCCGGCCATGGTCGGCGACCCCGCCTACGACTTCGTCAGCGTCGCCCTCTTCCTCACCCGGGCCGACCCGGCCCTCCTCAAACTCTTCTACGAGGCTTACGGCCACCCCCCGTTCGACCCCCGCGAGCTGATGGCCTACACCCTCCTGCACGTCTACAGCGACCTGAACTGGTACCTGCGCAGCCTGCCGGCCCCGCCCAGCCAGACCCTGGACTCCCTGGCGGAGACCTGGTTCGGAACCGGATGA
- a CDS encoding DUF4232 domain-containing protein, which yields MRTLRTARSARAARPARLLAVTGAALAALALTACDNGMGARDEGAGGGSTSASTSQSTGSSGSTTGGTSGTGGSTSTGGGSTAGGTTADKASSKGGTTDGSSDPENRVTCNGSTTTVTAQPVARPLNHMLITVKNTGSKYCDLYYNPTVRFGEAQSAPRVIEESQPQAVVTLAPGESGYAGVLLSAADGSGGEGTTEKKVVIHFQGSEAGSDAGSPASPALPAKGVHVDNSVAVTYWQSTMEDALQY from the coding sequence ATGCGCACGCTCCGCACCGCTCGTTCCGCCCGCGCCGCCCGCCCCGCTCGTCTCCTCGCCGTGACGGGAGCGGCGCTCGCCGCCCTCGCCCTCACGGCGTGCGACAACGGCATGGGCGCGAGGGACGAGGGCGCTGGGGGCGGTTCGACCTCGGCCTCGACCTCGCAGAGCACGGGCTCCTCGGGCTCGACCACCGGTGGCACGAGCGGCACCGGGGGCTCCACGAGCACGGGCGGCGGCTCCACCGCCGGCGGCACCACGGCCGACAAGGCCTCCTCGAAGGGCGGCACCACGGACGGCTCCTCCGACCCCGAGAACCGCGTCACGTGCAACGGCTCCACCACCACCGTCACCGCGCAGCCGGTGGCCCGCCCGCTCAACCACATGCTGATCACCGTGAAGAACACCGGTTCGAAGTACTGCGACCTCTACTACAACCCCACGGTCCGGTTCGGCGAGGCCCAGTCGGCGCCGCGCGTGATCGAGGAGTCGCAGCCGCAGGCCGTGGTGACCCTGGCCCCCGGCGAGTCGGGCTACGCGGGTGTCCTTCTCTCCGCCGCCGACGGCAGCGGCGGCGAGGGCACGACGGAGAAGAAGGTCGTCATCCACTTCCAGGGCAGCGAGGCCGGCAGCGACGCCGGCTCCCCCGCGTCCCCGGCCCTCCCGGCCAAGGGCGTCCACGTCGACAACTCGGTGGCCGTCACCTACTGGCAGTCGACCATGGAGGACGCCCTCCAGTACTGA
- the hemC gene encoding hydroxymethylbilane synthase, which translates to MSDQALRLGTRRSKLAMAQSGQVADTVRRLTGRPVELVEITTYGDVSREQLAQIGGTGVFVTALREALLRGEVDFAVHSLKDLPTTHPDDLALAAVPVREDARDVLVARDGLTFEQLPAGARVGTGSPRRMSQLNAYARSHGLTIETVPIRGNVDTRIGYVRKGELDAVVLAAAGLNRIGRSDEVTDFLSVDTVLPAPGQGALAIECAADNAELIAALGGLDDPYTRGAVTAERSLLAALEAGCSAPVGAFADLLADGQIVKEMRLRGVVGTIDGSTLVQLSTTGPVPETYDQAMALGRELAAEMLAKGAAGLMGERAH; encoded by the coding sequence ATGAGTGACCAGGCACTGAGGCTGGGGACCAGGCGGAGCAAACTCGCCATGGCCCAGTCCGGGCAGGTGGCGGACACGGTCCGCCGGCTGACCGGGCGGCCCGTCGAACTCGTGGAGATCACGACGTACGGCGACGTCTCCCGGGAGCAGCTGGCGCAGATCGGCGGCACGGGCGTGTTCGTCACGGCGCTGCGCGAGGCGCTGCTGCGCGGCGAGGTCGACTTCGCCGTGCACTCCCTCAAGGACCTGCCGACCACGCACCCGGACGACCTGGCGCTGGCCGCCGTGCCGGTGCGCGAGGACGCGCGCGACGTGCTGGTCGCCCGGGACGGACTGACGTTCGAGCAGCTCCCCGCGGGCGCCCGCGTCGGCACCGGTTCGCCCCGGCGCATGTCCCAGCTGAACGCGTACGCGCGCAGCCACGGGCTCACGATCGAGACGGTGCCGATCCGCGGGAACGTCGACACGCGGATCGGATACGTACGGAAGGGCGAGCTGGACGCAGTGGTCCTGGCCGCCGCCGGACTGAACCGGATCGGACGGAGCGACGAAGTGACCGACTTCCTCTCGGTCGACACTGTTTTGCCCGCCCCCGGCCAGGGGGCACTGGCGATCGAATGCGCCGCGGACAACGCGGAACTGATCGCCGCGCTCGGTGGGCTCGACGACCCGTACACACGGGGCGCCGTGACCGCCGAGCGGTCCCTGCTCGCCGCCCTGGAGGCCGGTTGCAGCGCACCTGTGGGTGCGTTCGCCGACCTCCTGGCCGACGGGCAGATTGTCAAGGAGATGCGCCTGCGCGGCGTCGTCGGCACGATCGACGGCTCGACGCTGGTGCAGCTGTCCACCACCGGTCCCGTGCCCGAGACGTACGACCAAGCAATGGCGCTCGGCCGTGAACTCGCCGCCGAGATGCTCGCTAAGGGCGCGGCCGGTCTGATGGGGGAGCGAGCACATTGA
- a CDS encoding uroporphyrinogen-III synthase, whose product MSPTTLPAGPDHGHVTFLGAGPGDPGLLTLRAVEALANADVLIAEHDVLDVVRTHARAGVALLDTDSSPPSALTAASSATASASSAATSADTFSGTGTPQLTVVDGASTTVGAPAVRDAAHLVMEAARGGKRVVRAVSGDPGLDTYATEEMLACAAAGVPFEVVPGVAAAVGVPAYAGVPLRDAQGADVRFVDARTASDRCWAEVGVSDGTVVVSATLETVAAAAGELVAAGRKPDTPMTVTVAGTTTRQRTWTATLGTIAPTLKQAKVLPSPEGGRPVIAVVGERSAAAQRDQLSWFESKPLFGWRVLVPRTKEQAASLSDQLRSYGAVPHEVPTIAVEPPRTPQQMERAVKGLVTGRYEWIAFTSVNAVKAVREKFEEYGLDARAFAGIKVAAVGEQTARALIAFGVKPDLVPSGEQSAAGLLEDWPPYDPVFDPIDRVFLPRADIATETLVAGLIELGWEVDDVTAYRTVRASPPPAETREAIKGGGFDAVLFTSSSTVRNLVGIAGKPHNVTVIACIGPATAKTAEEHGLRVDVMAPEPSVHKLAEALADFGLRRRAAAVEAGDPVTRPSERRPGARRRRSTT is encoded by the coding sequence TTGAGCCCCACCACCCTTCCCGCCGGTCCGGACCACGGTCACGTCACCTTCCTCGGTGCCGGACCCGGGGATCCGGGACTGCTGACACTTCGCGCCGTCGAGGCACTGGCGAACGCGGACGTTCTCATCGCCGAGCACGACGTGCTCGACGTGGTGCGTACGCATGCCCGTGCCGGCGTCGCCCTACTGGACACCGACTCGAGCCCGCCGTCGGCCCTGACCGCGGCGTCCTCAGCCACTGCCTCTGCCTCTTCCGCGGCTACTTCAGCGGATACGTTTTCGGGCACAGGCACGCCTCAGCTGACGGTTGTTGACGGCGCGTCAACAACCGTTGGTGCACCCGCTGTGCGGGATGCGGCACATCTTGTCATGGAGGCCGCGCGGGGCGGCAAGCGGGTCGTGCGTGCGGTGTCCGGGGACCCCGGGCTCGACACGTACGCCACCGAGGAGATGCTGGCGTGCGCCGCCGCGGGCGTGCCGTTCGAGGTGGTCCCGGGCGTGGCGGCGGCCGTGGGCGTGCCCGCGTACGCCGGTGTGCCGCTGCGGGACGCGCAGGGCGCGGACGTCCGGTTCGTCGACGCGCGCACGGCGTCCGACCGCTGCTGGGCGGAGGTCGGGGTGTCCGACGGGACGGTCGTGGTCTCGGCGACGCTGGAGACCGTGGCCGCGGCGGCGGGCGAACTGGTCGCCGCCGGCCGCAAGCCGGACACGCCCATGACGGTGACCGTCGCGGGTACGACCACCCGGCAGCGCACCTGGACCGCGACGCTCGGCACGATCGCGCCGACGCTGAAGCAGGCGAAGGTGCTGCCCTCGCCGGAGGGCGGCCGGCCGGTGATAGCCGTGGTCGGTGAGCGTTCCGCCGCGGCCCAGCGCGACCAGCTGTCGTGGTTCGAGAGCAAGCCGCTCTTCGGGTGGCGGGTCCTCGTGCCGCGCACGAAGGAGCAGGCCGCCTCGCTCTCCGACCAACTGCGCTCGTACGGGGCCGTACCGCACGAGGTGCCGACGATCGCGGTCGAGCCGCCGCGCACGCCGCAGCAGATGGAGCGGGCCGTGAAGGGGCTCGTCACCGGCCGCTACGAGTGGATCGCGTTCACCTCGGTCAACGCCGTCAAGGCGGTGCGGGAGAAGTTCGAGGAGTACGGGCTCGACGCCCGTGCCTTCGCCGGGATCAAGGTCGCGGCGGTGGGCGAACAGACCGCTCGGGCGCTGATCGCGTTCGGTGTGAAGCCGGACCTGGTGCCCAGCGGGGAGCAGTCGGCCGCCGGTCTGCTGGAGGACTGGCCGCCGTACGACCCGGTCTTCGACCCGATCGACCGGGTGTTCCTGCCGCGGGCCGACATCGCCACGGAGACGCTGGTCGCCGGGCTGATCGAGCTCGGCTGGGAGGTCGACGACGTCACGGCGTACCGGACCGTGCGCGCGTCGCCGCCGCCGGCGGAGACCCGTGAGGCCATCAAGGGCGGTGGTTTCGACGCGGTGCTGTTCACCTCGTCCTCGACCGTGCGGAACCTGGTGGGTATCGCAGGGAAGCCGCACAACGTGACGGTGATCGCCTGTATCGGGCCCGCGACGGCCAAGACCGCGGAGGAGCACGGGCTGCGGGTGGATGTGATGGCCCCGGAGCCGTCCGTCCACAAGCTGGCCGAGGCGCTGGCGGACTTCGGTCTGCGGCGACGGGCTGCCGCGGTGGAGGCCGGTGACCCCGTCACCCGGCCCAGCGAGCGGCGGCCCGGGGCGCGGCGACGGCGGTCGACGACGTAA
- a CDS encoding glutamyl-tRNA reductase has protein sequence MSLLVVGLSHRSAPVSVLERAALSLDAQIKLLQDTVAAEPATEAAVLATCNRIELYADVDKFHAGVAELSTLLAQHSGVGLDEITPYLYVHYEDRAVHHLFSVACGLDSMVVGEGQILGQIKDALARAQELHTAGRLLNDLFQQSLRVGKRAHSETGIDRAGQSLVTFGLEQFTAGADVAGWARGKRAVVIGAGSMSSLAAATLARAGVGEIVIANRTYDRAERLAHLLEEQYGQNPTGQGGTEVLARAVPMESVPDELTRADVAISCTGATGLVLTAEMVAAAVAGRVPEGALPAETETRADVRPVLPPTSLGSDDDCPLDLPAVQGGGFSVLGEAAVAGMDAATLEQHAAWVDNATVDRRASRRTPERETARTPAADAELIAALVATVAVTGRITELRRPEPVVEVPRPAPVLALLDLAMPRDIDAAAHRLAGVRLVDIESLAEVSADAPMASDVDLVRRIVSDEVAAFGAAQRAAHITPTVVALRAMAADVVAGEIARLEGRLPGLDDKHRGEITQTVRRVVDKLLHAPTVRVKQLAAEPGGAGYADALRTLFDLDQETVAAVSRAEDSSTSENDAENRGRS, from the coding sequence ATGAGTCTTCTGGTCGTCGGACTGAGTCACCGCAGCGCTCCGGTGAGCGTGCTGGAGCGGGCCGCGCTGTCCCTGGACGCGCAGATCAAGTTGCTTCAGGACACGGTCGCCGCCGAGCCGGCCACGGAGGCCGCCGTCCTCGCCACCTGCAACCGCATCGAGCTGTACGCCGACGTGGACAAGTTCCACGCGGGCGTCGCCGAGCTGTCCACGCTGCTCGCCCAGCACAGCGGGGTGGGGCTCGACGAGATCACCCCGTACCTGTACGTGCACTACGAGGACCGGGCCGTCCACCACCTGTTCTCCGTGGCCTGCGGGCTCGACTCCATGGTCGTCGGCGAGGGGCAGATCCTCGGACAGATCAAGGACGCGCTGGCCCGCGCGCAGGAGCTGCACACCGCCGGACGGCTGCTGAACGACCTGTTCCAGCAGAGCCTGCGGGTCGGCAAGCGCGCCCACTCCGAGACCGGGATCGACCGGGCCGGGCAATCGCTGGTGACCTTCGGCCTGGAGCAGTTCACCGCCGGTGCGGACGTCGCGGGCTGGGCCCGGGGCAAGCGGGCCGTCGTGATCGGCGCCGGGTCGATGTCCTCGCTGGCCGCCGCGACCCTCGCACGGGCCGGCGTCGGCGAGATCGTGATCGCCAACCGGACGTACGACCGGGCCGAGCGCCTCGCTCACCTGCTCGAAGAGCAGTACGGGCAGAACCCGACGGGGCAGGGCGGAACGGAGGTGCTGGCCCGCGCGGTCCCGATGGAATCGGTGCCGGACGAGCTGACACGTGCGGACGTCGCCATCTCCTGCACGGGCGCCACGGGCCTGGTGCTGACCGCCGAGATGGTCGCCGCGGCCGTCGCGGGGCGGGTGCCCGAGGGCGCGCTCCCCGCGGAGACCGAGACGCGTGCCGACGTACGGCCGGTCCTGCCGCCCACCTCCCTCGGCAGCGACGACGACTGCCCCCTCGATCTGCCCGCCGTGCAGGGCGGAGGCTTCTCCGTGCTCGGGGAGGCCGCGGTGGCCGGGATGGACGCGGCCACCCTGGAGCAGCACGCGGCCTGGGTCGACAACGCCACCGTGGACCGGCGCGCGAGCCGTCGTACGCCGGAGCGTGAGACCGCGCGTACGCCCGCCGCCGACGCCGAGCTGATCGCCGCGCTCGTCGCGACCGTCGCCGTCACCGGGCGGATCACCGAGCTGCGCCGGCCCGAGCCCGTCGTCGAGGTGCCCCGGCCCGCGCCCGTGCTGGCGCTGCTGGACCTGGCGATGCCCCGGGACATCGACGCCGCCGCGCACCGGCTGGCCGGGGTGCGGCTGGTCGACATCGAGTCGCTCGCCGAGGTCTCCGCCGACGCGCCGATGGCCTCCGACGTCGACCTGGTGCGGAGGATCGTTTCGGACGAGGTGGCCGCCTTCGGCGCCGCTCAGCGGGCCGCGCACATCACACCGACCGTGGTGGCGCTGCGTGCCATGGCCGCCGATGTCGTCGCCGGCGAGATCGCCCGCCTGGAGGGCCGGCTGCCGGGCCTCGACGACAAGCACCGCGGCGAGATCACCCAGACCGTGCGGCGCGTCGTCGACAAGCTGCTGCACGCCCCGACCGTACGGGTCAAGCAGCTCGCGGCCGAGCCGGGCGGCGCCGGGTACGCGGACGCGCTGCGCACCCTGTTCGACCTGGACCAGGAGACGGTCGCGGCCGTCTCCCGGGCCGAGGACAGCAGCACTTCAGAGAACGACGCCGAGAACCGAGGGCGATCATGA
- a CDS encoding helix-turn-helix domain-containing protein has protein sequence MSGSGTANGLGADFAELLRELKERSGLSYGVLAKRLHMSTSTLHRYCNGDAVPTDYGPVERLARLCKASPEELVELHRAWVLADAMRRRKGGDSVGVAEAGRSSAAAEPGSAAVEPEVPEAGGSGAEVPETEASANGVPESEVSGAAAEAPEPGVSDAVVGDVVSGGGARRGPVRRRTRVALVAGVAVAAVLGAVTLALSLPSGGKEDGAGRTAGAASVSSGGGEEEDGKGSAAPTGASPSVSASEPGGRKGKGGGTGAGTSAAETPTSPGGAGGADGAGGADASLPAPLNVKVEPYTWEEPCAQRYLADRPPAEVGPPPLEQDAPAWVSSEGAVASGKQLVTLTVQGTGEETVVVRGLKVRMTDKRSPLAWNDYAMGYPGVGCGAGVPTRSFTVALDAARPAVQPRAGSRNFPYSVSRSDPEVFYVVADASAYYVSWYLELEWTAGSRSGTLTLNDDGRPFRTSGNNGRPAYEYPLGGPKWVPRGTALGEGEGETAM, from the coding sequence GTGTCGGGGAGCGGTACCGCGAACGGTCTGGGGGCCGATTTCGCCGAGCTGCTGCGGGAGTTGAAGGAGCGCTCCGGACTGAGTTACGGGGTGCTCGCCAAGCGGCTCCACATGAGTACGTCGACGCTGCACCGGTACTGCAACGGGGACGCCGTACCGACGGACTACGGCCCCGTCGAGCGGCTGGCCCGCCTCTGCAAGGCCTCCCCTGAGGAGTTGGTCGAGCTCCACCGGGCGTGGGTGCTCGCGGACGCGATGCGTCGGCGCAAGGGGGGTGACTCCGTCGGGGTGGCGGAGGCGGGGCGGAGTTCTGCGGCGGCGGAGCCGGGCTCGGCGGCTGTCGAGCCCGAGGTTCCGGAGGCCGGCGGATCGGGCGCCGAGGTTCCGGAGACCGAGGCCTCGGCCAACGGGGTCCCGGAGAGCGAGGTCTCCGGGGCAGCCGCAGAGGCCCCGGAGCCCGGCGTTTCGGACGCCGTGGTCGGTGATGTGGTGTCCGGCGGGGGTGCGCGGCGGGGGCCGGTTCGGCGGCGTACGCGGGTCGCTCTGGTCGCCGGGGTGGCCGTGGCCGCCGTGCTCGGGGCGGTGACGCTCGCCCTGAGTCTGCCGTCCGGTGGGAAGGAGGACGGGGCCGGGCGTACGGCCGGTGCCGCGTCCGTCAGCAGCGGGGGTGGCGAGGAGGAGGACGGCAAGGGCTCCGCCGCACCGACCGGCGCCTCGCCCTCCGTCTCCGCGAGCGAGCCGGGCGGCAGGAAGGGGAAGGGCGGCGGCACGGGGGCGGGAACCTCGGCCGCCGAGACCCCGACCAGCCCCGGTGGTGCGGGCGGGGCGGATGGCGCGGGCGGGGCGGACGCCTCCCTCCCGGCGCCGCTGAACGTGAAGGTGGAGCCGTACACCTGGGAGGAACCCTGCGCCCAGCGGTATCTGGCCGACCGGCCGCCGGCGGAGGTCGGGCCGCCGCCGCTGGAGCAGGACGCGCCGGCCTGGGTGTCGTCGGAGGGCGCCGTGGCGTCGGGGAAGCAATTGGTGACGCTCACCGTGCAGGGCACCGGCGAGGAGACCGTCGTCGTACGGGGTCTCAAGGTCCGGATGACCGACAAGCGGTCGCCCCTGGCCTGGAACGACTACGCCATGGGCTACCCGGGCGTCGGCTGCGGGGCCGGTGTCCCGACCCGCTCCTTCACGGTCGCCCTCGACGCCGCGCGGCCCGCTGTGCAGCCCAGGGCGGGCAGCAGGAACTTCCCCTACTCGGTCAGCCGGTCCGACCCGGAGGTGTTCTACGTCGTCGCCGACGCCTCCGCGTACTACGTCAGCTGGTACCTGGAGCTGGAGTGGACCGCCGGCTCCCGCAGCGGCACGCTGACGCTGAACGACGACGGCCGGCCGTTCCGGACGAGCGGCAACAACGGGCGCCCGGCGTACGAGTATCCGCTCGGCGGGCCGAAGTGGGTCCCCAGGGGGACGGCCCTGGGGGAGGGCGAGGGCGAGACAGCAATGTGA